The Oscillospiraceae bacterium genomic interval TTTCGCTACGATATTGCAATCAACAACTCTGTTCCTACAATCAATTCAGAGCTTTCCATTTGATTGAGCTTCTTAATTTCATAAACTGTTTTTCTCACATCATCGTTAGTTCCGTAAGTCTCGGCAATATCCCACAAGGTATCCTCCGGGCTTACA includes:
- a CDS encoding LysM peptidoglycan-binding domain-containing protein; its protein translation is MKLTKKGKRCLFFVLVAALFAIVAALSIAASASDVQKEYVSHIVSPEDTLWDIAETYGTNDDVRKTVYEIKKLNQMESSELIVGTELLIAIS